The window ACTGTGTACTGGATGCGGAGTATGCGCTTCAGCATGTCCTTCAAGGGCAATAGTGCTTCATGGGTTTACTACCGAACAAATTGAATCACAAATAGAGGCACTTACTTTTTAAGAGGAGGTGAACGGTAATGGCGGTAACTGAGATCCCTAAAGTTACAGATAACGTGGAGTCCTTGGTCTCTGAAGTTAATTCTGATAAGTGTAGCGGATGCGGTGTTTGCTTGCCATTATGTCCTTACTCTGCAATTGGTTGGAAGGATTACGGCGAAAAGAAAAGGGCTTACATTGACCCGGCGCTCTGCACTGGGTGCGGAGTATGCGTAGCCGCATGTCCTTCTAAGGCTATAACCTTACAGGGTTTTTCTACTGAGCAAATTGAATCACAAATAGAGAATTTGACTTTTTAAGAGGAGGTGAACGTTAGTGGCTGAAATAGAAGTTCTTAATATTTCAGAAGGTGAAGTAGGTTTTTCTGATGAGATAATGAAATTGGGAGCAGAGGAGCTGTTAGATTGTATCCAGTGCGCCAAGTGCGCTGCTGCGTGTCCAATGGTTCTTGCTGGTTTTGAATTTTTTAATAAACGTGTTATCCAATCTATTTTGATAGGTCAGAAAGAAATTTTGCTCGATGACAGCTCTATCTGGGCTTGTCAGGCATGCAATAGATGTACTGAGGTATGTCCAAGAAAGGTAGAGCCTTTCGGCGTAATAATGGCGATGAGGCGTTCTGCAATGAAGGAATTTGCTTTACCAACCCTTGCGATAGAGGGCCTAAAGTCGTTATATGATGTAGGCCACGCTGTATATTTTTCTAACGCGGGAGAAAATAGAAAAAAAGTAGGTTTGCCAGAAAAAGCTCCTACAACCGCGAATAATCCTCAAGCTCTAAAAGAACTAAGGATTCTAATGAACAAGTCAACCCTGTCTTCATTGGGCATTATTCCGATGGATGCGGGACTGACTGATGTCACTTGTTGTGAGGTGTAGCCGATGAAAGTAGGTTTTTTTGTAGGTTGTAATACAGCATTCAATAGACCTGATTTAGAAAAAGCATTTCGCTATGTGTTGCCTATTTTAGGCGTTGATATTGACGATCTGGATGGTCAGTCTTGCTGCCCAACATGGGGCACTATGCCTTCTGTAGATGAGGCTGGATGGTGTGCATTAGGGGCACGTAACTTTTTAATATCTGAAGAAAAGAACGTTGATATGGTTACCGTTTGTGGCAGCTGCTATGGCAGTTTGGCAGAAACAAAAAATAAATTGGATACAAAGCCTGAGCTTAGAGAAAAGGTAAACGAGATGCTTAAGGCTATTGGTAAGGAATATAAAGGCTCGACCAAGATTAGGCTTGCTACAAACTTCTTCTACAATGAAATTGGCATTGAGAAGATTAAAAGCGCTTTGAAATATACTTTGGAAGGCGTTACTGTTGGCGTTCAGCCAGGTTGTCACTCTCTGTGGCCAAGTGAAGCTTATTTAGAGGGGGAAAAAGATTCTTTTCACCCTGTCATGCTAAGGGAGCTTTGTGAGGCATTGGGCGCTTCTGCTCCTTATTACAGTCGTGTTGTGGATTGTTGCGGAATGGGAGGTATGCGCTCTACAAACGTTGAGGCATCATTTAAGCTGGTAAAGACGAAACTGGATTCTATGAAGAATGAGATAAAAGCTGATCTTTTGGTTACAGGCTGTAGTTCTTGCCTGATCCAGTTTGATACTGCTCAAGCTCCTATGAAGAAGGATAAAAAGATTGATTATGAGATACCTTCTATTCATTACGTACAACTCTTAGCACTTTGTTTGGGGGCGGATCCACAGCAGGTTGTCGGGCTTAGCACGACAGATATGAGTGGAATTTTAGGAAAGCTGAAGAAGATAAATTAGTATTATGGAGGTTCAATAAATTATGAGCGAATGGACACCTAATTTGATCGTTTTTGCGTGTAACTGGTGTACTTATCAGGGGGCAGATCTTGCTGGTAGCTTACGTTATGATTACCCATCCAACATAAAGATTATACGTGTTCCTTGTAGTGGAAGGGTAGAGCCTGAATTTGTAGTGGAGGCTTTTAAAAGGGGTGCTGACGGGGTATTTATTGGAGGTTGCCACCCTGGAGACTGCCACTATAAAGAGGGAAATTATAAGGCTATAAGAAGGTTTGATTTGTTGAAACGCATTCTTCTTGATATGGGGATAGAAACAGAAAGATTTCAGTTAGAATGGATTTCTGGTTCTGAGGGGAAGAGATTTGCAGAGGCTATGACGACTTTTGAGAAAAATGTGAGAGAATTGGGACCCTGTAGGGTAAAGGAGGGAGTGTAATGGCAGACAAAAAGCTTAGATTAGCTGTTTTGATGGCAGGAGCATGTGGTGGCTGTGATATGGCTATAGTAGATATTTCAGAAACGCTTGTAGACGTGCTGCCCTCTCTGGAAGTGGTTTTTTGGGCGCCAACTGTTGCTGACGTAAAATATAAAGATTTAGAGGCTATGCCTGATAAATCAATTGATGTAGGATTGATATCGGGAATGATTCGTTTGGATGAACACGAGCATATGTGTAAGGTTATGAGGGCAAAATGTAATGTAATCGTTGCTTATGGAGCATGTGCTGCTATGGGTGGAATTCCTGGCATGGCCAACATGCACACAAAGGAAGAAATATTCCAGACCGCATACTTTGATACCTTTAGCACCGACAATCCAGAAGGCGTTACTCCACAGCCAAGCTACCTTTTGGATGGGAAGTATGACTTAACCTTGCCTACATTTTATCCTTATGTCAGACCAATCCAGTCAGTCATCGATGTTGATTTCTTTTTAGGTGGATGTCCACCGCATCACTCGGTTGTGCTAAACGCATTGGTTGCGATATTGAAAGGCGAATTGCCTCCTAAGGGTTCCTGGATAACAAATGGTAAGGCTGTTTGCGATGTTTGCGTTAGAAATCCGAGAAATACTGATGAAAAGAGAGAAATGGTAAAGGAAGTTAGAAGAACAATAGACGGTGATCCAGATGAAAATAAATGTTTACTTCAGCAGGGCTATATGTGCCTGGGACCTATTACTCAAGGAGATTGTGGGGCTTTGTGCCCTAAGGTAAACATTCCGTGTGCTGGCTGCGGTGGACCAATTCCAGGGGTGAAAGACTTTGGATTGAGGGCAGTAAGTGCTATTGCCTCATTAATGGATAATGAAGACTTGGTAAACCAAATACCTAGCCCAGTAAAATTATTCTATCGTTATTCGCTCCCGTCATCTATGTTGGGCAAAAAAGTAAAAAAGGTTTAGGTATGAGTTTTATTGATAATGAAGTTAACCAAATGGCTATCTTGAGAATAGGAATAAAATCTCATATTTCTGTACATAAGGGGGGAAGATAAATGGATCTTTCTGGAATCTTTAATTTTTTCCATGGTGGACAGAAAAGTAAAGAAGGAGTGAGAAATGATATGGCTTTAACAAAGATTGAAATTAATCCTATGACTCGTCTTGAAGGACACGGCAAAATAAGCATGTTCTTAGACGAGAAAGGAAATGTCGATAATGCTTTCTTTCAAGTAGTTGAGCTTAGGGGATATGAGCGTTTCTTGCAGGGAATGCCTATAGAAGAAGTCCCTAGGACAGTTTCAACTATTTGCGGAGTATGTCGTGCAGTGCACTTTACCGCTTCTATGAAAGCATCTGATGGAGTCTACAATGTAGAGCCTACTCCTACTGCTCGTAAGATAAGAGAGATATTCTTCAACGCGCACTATGTAGAAGATCACGCTGCAATATTATATGCCCTTGGTTTTCCTGATTTTGTAGTAGGACCAACAGCTAATCCTGCTGAGAGAAACCTTATAGGCTTAGTCAATGCTGTCGGCGCTGAAACTGGAAAACTGGTCCTAAGGAAGAGGTACGCTGCAGTCAAAGTGCTGGAAATGTTGGGCGGCAAACCTATACACCCAGTAGCTGCTCTTCCAGGAGGCTGGTCGAAGAGGGTAACTCAGGATGAAAGAAAAGAGATAATGGCCTTAGCTGAAGAAATGGTAGAATTAGGCCAGCTAACTTTGAAGATCTTCGGAGATGTTGTACTTAACAATCCTGAATATGTAAAGCTGGTTACGGGAGATGTTTATAAAGTAGTTACTAACTATCTGGGCTCGGTAGATGAGAATGACAAAGTTGCCTTTTATGAAGGCACACAGAAATTTATAGATACAAACGGCAAAGAGATAGCGAGATTTAAAGGTAAGGAATATCTAGACTATATCGCTGAGAGAGTCCTCCCATGGAGCTATCTCAAGATGCCTTATATGAAGCAAAAGGGTTGGAAGGGCGTAGTCGATGGTCCTGATACAAGCCTATATAGCGTTGGACCACTTCCAAGATTGAATGTGGCAAGCGGAATGCCTACTCCTCTTGCTCAGGAAGCTTATGAAAAGATGTTTAGCGTTTTTGGGCACAAACCTGTTCATAATATTATGGGTTATCACTGGGCAAGAGCTATTGAGCTCCTTTGTGCTGCTGAAAACATTCGTGAGTTGGCAAAAGACGAGACTTTGTGCAATCCAGAAGTCAGATCTAAGTTAGGTCCTGCATCAGAAGGAGTAGGGATAGTAGAGGCTCCGAGAGGCACCCTGATACATCACTATGTAACTGATGAAAAAGGCATTGTAGAAAAGGCAAACATTGTGGTAGCTACTACACACAATAAAGGTCCTATAAATGTTGCAGTAAAGCGTGCAGCACAAAACTTCATTAAAGATGGTGTTATCAATGAAGGATTACTCAATATGGTTGAGTTAGCTTACAGACCATACGATCTTTGTCTAGCATGTGCTACCCATGCTCTTCCTGGGCACGATCCTTTGCAGATAGACATTTATGATCATGAAGGCAAACCATATAAGACTTTGAAGAATTTTTAGAAAAAATATTGTAGGTAGGTAATAATTTGGATTTTGATGAAAGAAGTATTGAAAGAAGAGGCAAAACTGTAGTTTTAGGGATAGGCAATCCTGTATTGACCGATGATTCGGTTGGTATTAAAGTAGCCAAAAAATTAGAGGGATTTGTGGACACACATATCCTGATGACTACTGATTTTGACGTATTAGATACTTTATTTGGTTATGAGAGAGCGATAATTGTAGATGGCATTCGTTCTGGTGATGCTCCTGGTACTGTAAAGGAGGTATCTCCTGATGATTTGTCTCACACTCTCACATACTCAGGGTCTCATAACATTTCTTTGCCATCTACACTGAAGATAGGCATTGAGATTTTAGGCGATGATATGCCTAAAGACATAAGGATTTTTACAATCGAATTGCTCGATGTAGATACTTTTAGCACCGATTGTACTCCTATGGTACAGAAGGCTATTGAAGAGGTGGTTGAAAGAATTCAGAATTTAGTTAAAGATTCTGAGAAGTGTAAAATTTAATAAGCTTAAAATATGCTAAAGGGTACTATGCTAAATTTTTATAAAGGCATAGTACCCTTTTTTATTATTTCTTATTCATAATTTTAGGATTTTTTTATTCTTAAATTTTATTTTAAATTAAATAATTTTTTTATAATATGACTGAATTTTCTGTAAATATTTGAAAATAATAACTTTTTTAATATAATAGTAAAGTTATGTGATAAAATAAACACTTTGTAAATATCTTATTCAAAGGAGGTTACATTGAATCAATTTATGATCTATTTTGCATGGTTTTCTGTAATGTGTTTTTTTGTAGGATCTTTTTTGAAATTATTAAAGATCAACAATATGCCCTTGCATCTCAGGGCAGAATTGTACCCTGTGGTTCACGATTCAAAATATAGTTATGGCGGCAGTTATATGGAAGACGTGAATTATGTCGAAGAGGTAAGAAAAGGACTGAAAAATATTTGGGTGAACGATATAATTGAAATCCTTAGAGAAGTGCTTTTCTTGGATAGGGTGAACGAGTATAACATTTATGGTCTTTGGTTCCCATCTTTACTCTTGCACTGGGGGCTATATATTTTATTTGGTTGGATTTTCTTATCAGTTTTTTCTGTCTTTTGGCCATTCTACTTTTTG is drawn from Thermodesulfobium sp. 4217-1 and contains these coding sequences:
- a CDS encoding 4Fe-4S binding protein, whose product is MAVTEIPKVTDNVESLVSEVNSDKCSGCGVCLPLCPYSAIGWKDYGEKKRAYIDPALCTGCGVCVAACPSKAITLQGFSTEQIESQIENLTF
- a CDS encoding 4Fe-4S dicluster domain-containing protein; this encodes MAEIEVLNISEGEVGFSDEIMKLGAEELLDCIQCAKCAAACPMVLAGFEFFNKRVIQSILIGQKEILLDDSSIWACQACNRCTEVCPRKVEPFGVIMAMRRSAMKEFALPTLAIEGLKSLYDVGHAVYFSNAGENRKKVGLPEKAPTTANNPQALKELRILMNKSTLSSLGIIPMDAGLTDVTCCEV
- a CDS encoding CoB--CoM heterodisulfide reductase iron-sulfur subunit B family protein, whose translation is MKVGFFVGCNTAFNRPDLEKAFRYVLPILGVDIDDLDGQSCCPTWGTMPSVDEAGWCALGARNFLISEEKNVDMVTVCGSCYGSLAETKNKLDTKPELREKVNEMLKAIGKEYKGSTKIRLATNFFYNEIGIEKIKSALKYTLEGVTVGVQPGCHSLWPSEAYLEGEKDSFHPVMLRELCEALGASAPYYSRVVDCCGMGGMRSTNVEASFKLVKTKLDSMKNEIKADLLVTGCSSCLIQFDTAQAPMKKDKKIDYEIPSIHYVQLLALCLGADPQQVVGLSTTDMSGILGKLKKIN
- a CDS encoding hydrogenase iron-sulfur subunit, translating into MSEWTPNLIVFACNWCTYQGADLAGSLRYDYPSNIKIIRVPCSGRVEPEFVVEAFKRGADGVFIGGCHPGDCHYKEGNYKAIRRFDLLKRILLDMGIETERFQLEWISGSEGKRFAEAMTTFEKNVRELGPCRVKEGV
- a CDS encoding F420-nonreducing hydrogenase produces the protein MADKKLRLAVLMAGACGGCDMAIVDISETLVDVLPSLEVVFWAPTVADVKYKDLEAMPDKSIDVGLISGMIRLDEHEHMCKVMRAKCNVIVAYGACAAMGGIPGMANMHTKEEIFQTAYFDTFSTDNPEGVTPQPSYLLDGKYDLTLPTFYPYVRPIQSVIDVDFFLGGCPPHHSVVLNALVAILKGELPPKGSWITNGKAVCDVCVRNPRNTDEKREMVKEVRRTIDGDPDENKCLLQQGYMCLGPITQGDCGALCPKVNIPCAGCGGPIPGVKDFGLRAVSAIASLMDNEDLVNQIPSPVKLFYRYSLPSSMLGKKVKKV
- a CDS encoding Ni/Fe hydrogenase subunit alpha, which encodes MALTKIEINPMTRLEGHGKISMFLDEKGNVDNAFFQVVELRGYERFLQGMPIEEVPRTVSTICGVCRAVHFTASMKASDGVYNVEPTPTARKIREIFFNAHYVEDHAAILYALGFPDFVVGPTANPAERNLIGLVNAVGAETGKLVLRKRYAAVKVLEMLGGKPIHPVAALPGGWSKRVTQDERKEIMALAEEMVELGQLTLKIFGDVVLNNPEYVKLVTGDVYKVVTNYLGSVDENDKVAFYEGTQKFIDTNGKEIARFKGKEYLDYIAERVLPWSYLKMPYMKQKGWKGVVDGPDTSLYSVGPLPRLNVASGMPTPLAQEAYEKMFSVFGHKPVHNIMGYHWARAIELLCAAENIRELAKDETLCNPEVRSKLGPASEGVGIVEAPRGTLIHHYVTDEKGIVEKANIVVATTHNKGPINVAVKRAAQNFIKDGVINEGLLNMVELAYRPYDLCLACATHALPGHDPLQIDIYDHEGKPYKTLKNF
- a CDS encoding hydrogenase maturation protease — translated: MDFDERSIERRGKTVVLGIGNPVLTDDSVGIKVAKKLEGFVDTHILMTTDFDVLDTLFGYERAIIVDGIRSGDAPGTVKEVSPDDLSHTLTYSGSHNISLPSTLKIGIEILGDDMPKDIRIFTIELLDVDTFSTDCTPMVQKAIEEVVERIQNLVKDSEKCKI